The following coding sequences lie in one Musa acuminata AAA Group cultivar baxijiao chromosome BXJ1-8, Cavendish_Baxijiao_AAA, whole genome shotgun sequence genomic window:
- the LOC103994878 gene encoding protein SAR DEFICIENT 1, giving the protein MAAKRLRDDSDQGSDPSQNKRMRSVPSFSTVIREAMMAKSLQNFFFVLEPLLRKVVQEEVEQGVIRSIHSFQRSIPTQIEAAESSSLKLAFKQQPSLPIFTGSKIMDIENNPLQIIIVDVANGEVPLSSLPSAVKVEILVLDGDFPSGDGNEWTSAGFQKKIVRERTGKRPLLTGDVNVTLRDGTAYISDISFTDNSSWIRSRHFRIGARVVPKGYNGPSIKEAMTEPFMVKDHRGELYRKHYPPALWDEVWRLERIGKDGAFHRKLSAESINTVQDFLKLCAVEPDRLRSILGVGMSDRMWEGTVAHAKTCIIGDKLYLHRGPQWSLVLNPICEVVSIVTGSMTCTVQELSRPQMAYVQHLVEEAYRNWDNLEETDGLLHPSVVLPQNLGMQQQCEMDTSLWYSVHQENAIDYRVGGYDIVSSVQPFYD; this is encoded by the exons ATGGCAGCGAAGAGGCTCCGCGATGACTCCGATCAAGGGTCTGACCCATCGCAGAACAAGCGGATGCGAAGCGTACCTTCGTTCTCGAC GGTGATTAGAGAGGCTATGATGGCGAAATCTCTACAGAACTTCTTCTTTGTCTTGGAACCATTGCTTCGCAAAGTG GTGCAAGAGGAGGTTGAGCAAGGAGTAATTCGCAGCATCCACTCATTTCAGAG GTCTATCCCGACTCAGATTGAAGCAGCAGAATCATCAAGCTTGAAGCTTGCATTCAAGCAGCAACCTTCACTCCCCATATTCACTGGCAGCAAGATAATGGACATTGAGAATAACCCACTCCAGATCATCATCGTAGATGTAGCTAACGGAGAGGTTCCTTTATCCTCATTACCATCAGCTGTCAAAGTAGAAATACTTGTCTTAGATGGAGATTTTCCTTCGGGAGATGGAAATGAGTGGACCAGCGCAGGATTCCAGAAAAAGATCGTGAGGGAGAGGACCGGGAAGAGGCCATTGCTCACAGGGGATGTCAATGTTACACTGAGAGATGGCACTGCTTACATCTCTGATATCTCCTTCACTGATAATTCTAGTTGGATAAGAAGTCGACACTTCAGGATTGGTGCCAGAGTCGTGCCGAAGGGCTACAATGGTCCAAGCATTAAAGAAGCCATGACCGAGCCCTTCATGGTCAAGGATCACAGAGGAGAAT TGTACAGGAAACATTATCCCCCAGCTCTTTGGGACGAGGTATGGCGACTAGAGAGGATAGGGAAGGATGGGGCGTTCCACAGAAAGCTGTCGGCAGAGAGCATCAACACGGTCCAGGACTTCTTGAAGCTGTGCGCCGTCGAACCTGATCGTCTCCGCAGT ATATTGGGAGTGGGGATGTCGGATCGCATGTGGGAAGGAACAGTTGCTCATGCAAAGACCTGCATCATCGGAGACAAGCTTTACCTACACCGAGGACCACAATGGAGCCTTGTCTTAAACCCTATATGTGAAGTGGTGTCGATTGTGACTGGTAGCATGACCTGCACAGTGCAAGAGCTAAGCAGACCTCAGATG GCCTATGTGCAGCATCTGGTTGAAGAAGCATATCGAAACTGGGACAACTTGGAAGAGACTGATGGATTGCTTCATCCGAGCGTTGTTTTGCCACAAA ATTTGGGGATGCAACAGCAATGTGAGATGGATACATCGCTTTGGTATTCCGTTCATCAAGAGAATGCAATAGATTACAGAGTTGGAGGATACGATATCGTCAGCTCTGTGCAGCCTTTCTACGACTGA